TTGGTAGGTGAATTTGCATCCCCGACAATGTGTTGATCATGGATAAACCATCTGCGCCAGCCTCCTCCACTGCTTTAGCCATTGAAACGATATCAGATACATTCGGCGACAATTTCACATATACAGGAAGATTACTAGCCTTCTTAACAATTCTAGTAACATTAGCCGCCATTTCCGGATTTGTTCCAAATTGAATACCGCCCTCTTTAACATTTGGGCATGAAATATTTAACTCAAGTGCGTGGACGGAGTCGGTTTGGTTAAATGCCTTTGCTACCATCTCGTATTCTTCCAAAGTACTACCAGCAACATTTGCAATAATAGGGATTGAATAGTTTGCCAGAAAAGGAACTTCTGTTTCTATTATTTTTTCTACGCCCGGGTTTTGCAGTCCAATCGCATTTAACATCCCGCTCGCAGTCTCAGCCACTCGAGGTGTGCTATTGCCATAACGATTGCTACCTGTTGCTGCTTTCATAATAACTGCACCCAATTGCTGAAGGTCATAAAAGTCACTGTATTCGCGGCCAAATCCAAAACAGCCTGACGCTGGCATTATTGGATTTTTCATCTGTAAACCGGGTAGATTCACCGCCAGCTCACTCATAATTTCACCTCATTTGCTGCAAATACCGGGCCATCCTTGCAAATTTTCCGATATCCTCCTTGGGTCTCTGTTGGGATGACACAAGCGAAACATGCACCCACGCCGCATCCCATCCGTTCCTCCAAGGAGACATAGCCTGACTGATGTTCAAGCTTAGTCGTCACAGCCTGAAGCATAGCCATCGGTCCGCATGTATAGTAGCAATCATAATCACCCATTTTTCCTATTACATCGGTAACAAATCCATGATGACCATACGATCCATCATTCGTGGTGATAAGTGTTTCACCAAGCTCCTTGAATGCTGCTTCATAAAAAACACTGTCAGCTGTTTGAAATCCAAGCACAGCTTTTATAGTGACTCCCTCAGCGGCTAATTCTTTACCTAGACAGTATAATGGGGGAATTCCAATTCCTCCCCCGACCAATAATATGGTTTTGTTTAATAGATTATCATAAGGGAACCCGTTACCACTGGGTCCTAATGCACTAATTTGCATTCCTTCCTGATAATTAGATAAAGCCTTTGTTCCTTCGCCTAATTGCTTAAATAAAACCGTTACCGTTTCATTCTTTTTATCTATCTTAGCAATTGATATTGGACGCCGTAATGTATGCCCTTCAATTCCGATATGCAGAAACTGCCCTGGTTGGGCAGTTCTGCTAATATGCTGATTTTGAAGTACCATTTCGGTTGTTTCACGAGCAATTTCTGTTGATTTAACTATCAGCAGATTTTCTTTCCTTATCATGATAGGACAACCTTTTTACCTGTCATTGGCTTGGCACTAAATGTTGTAGAATCAATTACATTCAGAATTGCATTCGCTGTATCAAGGCTTGTTAAACAAGCAATTCCGTGCTCAACCGATTCCCGGCGGATCATAAATCCATCTGAACGTGGTTTCTTTCCGGAAGTTAACGTATTTACAACAAATTGGACATCGCCATTTTCTATGATAGACAAGACATTTGGTTCGTCTGAGCCAATTTTAGCCACTTCGGTAACTGGAATACCATTTTTGTTTACATAGCTGGCAGTACCGGCGGTCGCGTACAATTGAAATCCAAGTTGATGAAAACGATTGGCGATCTCTAGTGTCTCTGCCTTATCTTTATCGGCAACTGTTAGCAGTACCGAACCAACCTGTGGTACCTTTAAACCTGACGCTATCAGCCCTTTATAAAGTGCTTTTTCTAATGTTTTATCATGCCCGATTGCTTCACCGGTCGATTTCATTTCTGGCCCAAGAATGGTATCAACACTTCTGAGCTTTTCAAATGAAAATACTGGCACTTTAACAGATACACTCTCCTGCTCAGGCAAGATTCCTGACGTATATCCCATTGAATTCAATGACTCCCCTAAAATACATCTAGTTGCAATATTTGCCATGGTTACACCGGTAACTTTACTTAAAAATGGTATGGTTCTGCTTGCTCTGGGATTCACTTCAAGTACATATACGTCTTCATCACGTATAATGAACTGAATGTTAATTAATCCTTTAACATTTAGACTTTGAGCAATTTTCGTCGATGCCTCCATACACTTCTGTTTTACTAACTCACTGATGCGCTGCGGTGGATAAACAGCAATGGAATCACCAGAGTGTACACCTGCGCGTTCGATGTGTTCCATAATCCCAGGTACAATAGTCGATTCCCCATCACTGATTGCATCGACCTCTACTTCAATTCCTGTAATATATTTATCGATTAAAATAGGATGTGCGTCATCAGCCCCATTGGATTTTGCTAAATATGCATTCAATTCATCGTCATCATAAACAATTTCCATCCGGCTTCCGCCAATTACATAGGATGGTCTAACCAAAACCGGATAACCTATCTCATTCGCTACCTGAAGAGCCTGGTCGAGTTTTAAGACAGATTTACCTTTTGGGCGGAGTAGGTCTAGATCATTTAACAGCATCTCAAACTTGTCGCGATCTTCCGCTTTATCTATTGCTTCCAAGTTGGTGCCGAGAATTTCAACTCCGCGCCGCTTTAATCCATCAGCTAAGTTAATCGCTGTTTGACCGCCAAACTGGACGATTACTCCTTCTGGTTCCTCTAAATTGATTACATTCATAACATCCTCAAGGGTTAACGGTTCGAAATATAATTTATCGGAAATACTAAAGTCAGTTGAAACGGTTTCTGGATTATTATTCATGATAATTGCTTCATAACCCATTTCTTTAATTGCCATCACAGAATGGACTGTGGCGTAATCAAATTCGATACCCTGACCAATCCGAATTGGTCCTGAACCCAAAACAAGAATCTTCTTTCGGTCAGACTTTATGGATTCATTCTCATCTTCATACGTACTGTAGAAATATGGTGTTTCCGATTCAAATTCTGCGGCACAGGTATCAACCATTTTATAAACTGGGCTAATATTTTGTTCCATTCGTTGGGCGTATACGTCATCAACCGCTGTATCCCAAACCCTTGCTATGTGCGCATCAGAAAACCCAAGTTTTTTAACCTTTTCCAATAAATCCTGGTCATTTTTATTTTCACGTAATGCTTGCTCAAGTTCTATTAACCGACTAATTTTCACAAGGTAGAAGCGGTCTATTTTAGTTTGGTCAAAAATTTCTTCGATCGTCATTCCACGCCTGAACACTTCGGCCAAAACGAATAACCGCTCATCATCAGCTTTCTTTAAACGATGCTTTAACTCCTCGAGCGACAAACCAGTTAGTGATTTCAGCCAGAGATCCTCTGTTCCGATATCAAGTGAACGAACCCCTTTTAACAATGATTCCTCAAAGTTTCTGCCAATCGCCATAATCTCGCCCGTTGCTTTCATTTGGGTTCCTAAATAACGATCTCCCGTTATGAACTTATCAAATGGAAACCTTGGTATTTTGGTCACCACATAATCAAGCGCTGGTTCAAAACATGCATATGTTTTGCCAGTAATCGGGTTTAGAATTTCATCCAAGGTAAGCCCAACAGCTATTTTAGCGGCCACTTTCGCAATTGGATAGCCTGTTGCCTTAGAAGCAAGCGCAGATGAACGGCTTACGCGTGGATTCACTTCAATAATAAAATAGTTAAAACTGTTTGGGTCTATTGCTAATTGAACATTACAGCCACCCTCAATTTGAAGGGCGCGAATAATCTTAAGCGACGCATTTCTAAGCAGTTGGTATTCCCGGTCACTAAGTGTTTGTGATGGTGCAACAACGATGGAGTCACCTGTATGGATCCCGACAGGATCCACATTCTCCATGTTACAAACAACAATCGCCTGATCATTCTTATCGCGCATCACTTCATATTCAATTTCTTTAAACCCTGCAATATTTCGTTCAATCAAACATTGATTTACAGGTGATAGCGATAATCCGTTTCGCGTAACGTCCCGCAGTTCCTTTTCGCTGTAGCACATTCCTCCGCCAGTACCGCCTAAGGTGTATGCGGGTCGTACAATAAGTGGAAACCCTATTTCATCTGCGAAACCCACCGCCTGGTCAATAGAATTTACAATTTGGCTTTCAGGAACTGGCTCATTCAATTCATGCATTAAAGAACGAAACATCTCCCTATCTTCCGCTTTTTGGATTGCTTCAAGTGATGTACCAAGAAGATTCACATCATATTCCGCCAGTATTCCAGTTTCTTCAAGCGCAACTGCCATGTTTAACCCTGTTTGTCCCCCAAGCGTGGGAAGCAATGCGTCCGGCTGTTCTTTGCGGATAATTTTTGTCAAAAACTCAACGGTTAGAGGCTCCATATATACTTTATCAGCAACTGTATGATCCGTCATTATTGTCGCAGGATTGGAGTTAGCTAAAATTACCTGGTAACCTTCTTCTTTTAGTGCCTGACATGCTTGTGTACCTGAATAGTCAAATTCCGCAGCCTGGCCAATGACAATTGGACCTGATCCAATTACTAAAATTTTGTCGATTGCAGTGTTCTTAGGCATATGTCTCTTCCTCCTTTTTAGCATGTACTTGCTCGATCATTGTTAAAAAGTTATCAAATAGGTGATTCGTGTCTTCTGGTCCAGGAGAACTCTCCGGGTGATACTGCACGGTGAATGCGGGATATGTTTTATGTTTAATGCCCTCCACCGTATTATCATTCAGTGCTACCTCTGTAAGCACAAGATTCGTTTCCTTCAGTGTATCTGGTCGAACTGCATAGCTGTGGTTTTGCGATGTTAAATACGTCTTGTTTAATTCCAGGTTTTTCACAGGATGGTTTGCACCACGGTGTCCAAATTTCATTTTTATTGTGTCCGCACCGCATGCTAATGCAAACAATTGATGTCCAAGACAAATACCAAACAGCGGAATCTTTCCAAGTACCTCTTTTACCATTTGAATTGCTTCGGGAACATCTTTTGGATCGCCGGGGCCATTCGTCAGCATGATGCCATCCGGCTTTAACCGTAAAATATTTTCAGCACTATAATTATAGGGTACAACTGTTACATGGCAGTTTCTCTTTGTGAGTTCACGTAAAATTCCGTGTTTCATTCCAAAGTCCACTAAGACAATACGACGCCCGCGGCCTGGCACAACGTATGGTTTAACTGCAGAGGTTAGCTGAACCTGATTTGTCATCATTTGCTGGTTAGTTAACTCTAGTAAAAGCTCTTCTTTAGATTCTGTTGCATCCGCAATTACAGCTTTCATTGTTCCATGCCGACGAATAATCTTAGTCAGTTTTCTAGTATCAATTCCGGAAATACCAGGGATGTCATTCGCTTTCAAATAGGAACTAAGATTTTCATCACTTCTGAAGTTAGAAGGATCATCACATACTTCCTTTACTACAAAGCCATGAATAAAAGGGGTCACCGTTTCAAAGTCATCACGGTTTATTCCATAATTCCCCACCAATGGATACGTCATCGTAACAATTTGACCGCAATAAGAGGGATCCGTTATTACTTCCTGATATCCAGACATTCCGGTGTTAAATACCACTTCCCCTGATTTTTTTCGGTCACTTCCAAAACCCTCACCAATAAATACTGTTCCGTCTTCTAAAATTAGCTGGCGCTTAGTCATGAAAATCCTCCTTATAAACTACTTTTCCTTCTGAGATGGTTAATACTGGTTTACTTAAAATATTCCAATCATGAAATGGTGTATTTTTACCTTTAGATCGAAAGTCATCTTTATTTATTCGGCTTTCCATATCGAGATTAACAATTGTTAGATCCGCAACCGCCTTTTCCTCGATCTTCCCATATGGTAAATCAAAGACTTGAGCAGGTTTTATGGTTAACCAATCGACCAGTTGCTTCAATGTAATCTTTTCAGTTTTGACTAAATGCGTGTACAGGAGTGAGAAGGCTGTCTCTAAACCTACAATTCCAAACGGTGACTTGATAAATCCTAGCGCTTTCTCAGTTTCGGCATGTGGGGCATGGTCGGTTGCAATAAAATCAATTGTTCCATCGATCAGACCTGTAAGCAGTGCCTCCTGATCCTCCTTACTCCGCAATGGAGGATTCATTTTAAAATTGGTATCATCTTCTATGATTGCTTCTTCGTTTAACAGTAAATGATGCGGGGTAACTTCTGCCGTAACATGAATGCCGGCCTTTTTAGCATCACGGATGACACGTACAGATTCCTTTGTACTAACATGACACACATGATAATGTGCATCAGCCGCTTCAGCTAATAAAACATCGCGGGCAATTTGCACTGATTCACTTAATGAGGGGATTCCAGGGAAGTTCATACGCTCGCTAACTCTCCCTTGATGAACCACCCCGCCATATACAATGGAGTTATCCTCACAATGTGCAACAATCGGGGTATTACATGCTGCTGCTTCTTTCATTGCGCGAAGCATCATATCAGCAGTTTGTATACCCACTCCATCATCAGTAAAGGCAAACACACCCATGTCAGCTATTTTTCTTATATTTGATAACTTTTCGCCCTTCAGCCCTTTAGTTATTGCTGCGTACGGCAGTACACGAACAACCGCTGTTTCATTGATTCGATCAAATAATGCCTGTACAGATTCTTCATTATCAGGAACGGGTGAGGTATTTGGCATAGCGCACACTGTGGTGAACCCGCCTTTTGCTGCAGCTTTCGTACCTGTTTCGATTGTCTCTTTGTGCTCACCACCTGGTTCCCTAAGATGAATATGCACATCAATAAATCCTGGAAAAGCCATGTTATTCTTACAATCTATTATTTGCTCTGTCTGCTTTTCAATTGTTGGAGCAATTTCCTTTATGTGCTTATTTTCTATTAATACATCCACTTTCTCAGTCTCAGATGATTCCGTAAAGCGTACCAAATTCTTCAGTAAGATCGCCATCATGCATTCCCCATTCCTTTGCTAATAATGTTATGATTGCCATTCGAATGTAAGTGCCGTTATTCATTTGTTTAAATATTCTTGAACGCCTGCATTCTACTAATTCAGATGCAATTTCAACCCCCCTGTTAACAGGTGCCGGATGCATGATAATTGCCCTGTCACGCATTTTCTTTTCGCGTTCTATTGTAAGTCCATATTTATCATGATAGGAGCTGGTATCATACTGTTCTTTTCCATGTCTTTCATGCTGAATTCTGAGTAGCATCAGCACATCGCACATTTCTACCGCATCGTCTATTGAAATATATGAAAAACCAAGTGATGCATCTTCAAATCCGGGCGCGGCAGTGAGATATACATTAGCACCCAGAGTTTGAAGTGCATGGGCGTTTGACCGGGCAACACGACTATGCTTGATGTCTCCGGATATTACAACGTTTAGCCCCTGAAAGCATCCGTACTCCTGATAAATAGTTTGCAGGTCAAGCATGCACTGGGTTGGATGTTCTCCTTTTCCCGCACCGGCATTTATGATGGGAATTGGAAACTTATCTATAAGCCCTTCATACCAATTGTCATCCTGATGCCGTATTACCAATAGATTTGCGCCAATCGACTCACATGTTTTTGCAGTATCATACAAAGATTCACCCTTTGTCACACTGGAAGCTTCCATTTGCAAATCCAGTGTTTCCATTCCCAGTTTCTTCTCAGCAACAAGGAAACTTACTTTGGTTCGTGTACTAGGCTCAAAAAATAGATTTGCGACAAATAGCTGGTGGTCAAACGTTGGATGATTGTTCCTGAACCGTTCAGCAAGTTCTACAATTGTAATCATTTCTTCCGCTGTTAAATTTTTTGTAGATACAAAATGTTTCATAACCAGCCCCCTATTTATTGGTATTAAAAAAACCTCTTTGCAAAGGCCGCAAAGAGGTAGACGTGTACAAAGCACACGTAACACTTAACAACCTTATAAATCTCTCTGGATTTAGTTAAAGGTTTCCTTATTTACTTAATCATAAATACTTACCTGATCGAGTTGATCAGTTTCATCCAATTTTACAACTATTACTTCTTTATCGGATGTCGGGATATTCTTACCAACATAATCAGCTCGAATTGGTAATTCCCGATGGCCCCTGTCAATAAGCACCGCTAATTGAATTTGTGAAGGCCTGCCAAGGTCCATTACCGCGTCCATAGCAGCGCGGACGGTTCTACCCGTGAATAAGACATCATCAACCAATATAATATTCTTATTTGTTAACAGCACATCAATATTTGTATCCTTTAATTCCGGTTCGTTTGTTGCTGTTTTCTTTTCCAAATCATCGCGGTAAAGCGTGATATCAAGTTCCCCGATTGGTACGGTCACATTTTCAATTTGAGCTATTTTATCCTGCAGCCGCTTTGTGAGTGGGATACCGCGCGTCTTAATACCAATCAAAACCAGATTTTCGCCACCCTTATTCTTTTCAACTATTTCATGTGCGATTCGGGTTAATGCCCGGTTAATCGCTGGTTGGTCTAATACAACTGTTTTTTCTTTCATGGCCATTTTCCACCTCAAAAAAATCCCTTTTCTCCGTGAGGAAAAAAGGGATTTGGGTACACTCAGAAGAATATCCAAGTATAAATCCGTTTCCTTTTTAGCCTCACAGGACTATTCTTAAAGGTTCATTTATTAATTAGCTTTATTATGACAAAAAAACAAGCAAGTGTCAATACATTTTTTGTATCTGTTCAATCAAATCCATAAATACTTGAGGTGGTTCAACCTCAAATTGCAGCCACTCGTTAGTACGCGGATGTGTAAACCCTAGCGATTTTGCATGCAATGCCTGACCCTTTGCATCCAATGTTTTCCTTTGTCCATACTTAGGATCACCAACTAAAGGAAAATCTATATAGCGAAAATGAACGCGAATTTGATGTGTACGCCCTGTTTCAAGCTGACATTCGACATGTGTGAAATGACCATAACGGTCCAGCACACTAAAATGAGTGACGGCTGGCTTGCCATTACTCACCACACCCATTTTCTGGCGGTCCTTGGGATCACGACCGATAGGAGCATCAATCATACCTGTCTCATGTTCAATTATCCCATGAACAATCGCTTCATATTTACGTTCCGCCTTTTTACTGGCCAACTGTTCTGTTAAACTTTCATGTGCCTGATCATTTTTTGCCACCACCAATAATCCACTTGTATCTTTATCAATTCGGTGAACAATCCCTGGACGCTCGATACCATTAATCCCGGAAAGGTCATCACAATGGTAAAGAAGCGCATTGACCAGGGTTCCGTTTGGATGACCAGCAGAAGGATGAACCACCATACCCTTGGGTTTATTTACAACGACAACATCCGCATCTTCGTAAATAATGTCGAGTGGTATATTTTCCGCCACGATCTCCATCGGCTTAGTCTCTGGCACAGACCATTCAACTAAATCGCCTTCCTGACATTTGTAATTTGCCTTTATTACTTCATTATTTACTTTTACATATCCATCTGTAATCCATGTTTGGACCTGGGAACGCGAATTATCTGGATTTATCTCAGCTAACAGCTTATCAATCCTTAATTTGTTCTGGTCGGCCCGTACTTCATAATTAGTCATACACCTTTATTTCCTTTCTTTTTCTCATCAAGAAATGTTCCAATTAACACAAGAATAACTCCGACCACCAGTGAGGAATCAGCAACGTTAAAAATTGGGTAATCATATCCGAAAATATTAAAATCAAGGAAATCAACAACTTCCCCCCGGAAAATACGATCAATGAAATTACCGACTGCCCCGCCCAGGATAAAACTTAGTGAAATAGCAAGTAGCTTACTTTCTTTGCCATACTTTTGTAATGCATAAATTACGCCTATTACGACAATCGTGGTAATAATGTAAAAGAAGATCATTCTACCTTCCAAAATACCCCAGGCAGCACCTTTATTACGATGTGAAGTTAAGTAAAAAAAGTCTTTAACGACTGTTATCTGTTCATATAATTCCATATTCTTAACGACTATCCACTTTGTAACCTGGTCAATTACAATCAGGATTAAAGCTATTATGTAGTAAACGTACATCTATTTTCCTCCGATTCAAACTTATTTCTCCCTAACATAATATCATAAAAAATCCTCCCCTGCTTTAAGGAGGAGGATTCTTTATTATTCTGCATAGTTTTCCTTTACAATATCTGCACAACGTGTACAAAGTTCCGGATAGTCCTTGTCGTCTCCTACTGTTTCAGATGCTGTCCAGCAGCGTTCGCATTTTTCTCCGGGATGCTTCTCAACCTTTACATCAACGTAACGATAGGCCTTCGTACCATCCGCTTCATCTTGAACATCTGCACCAGAAACAATTAATAATTGATGTAAATGCGGAATATCAGCCAGCACTTCTTTTGTTTTTTCATCTTTTGCAACAAGCGTTAATTTTGCCTCCAGTGATTTCCCAATTACCTTTTCATTACGAGCTTCTTCCAACGCCTTTAAAACATCATCTCGAATACTCATAAAATGATCCCATTTTTCCAGTAAACCGGTTGATTCAAAAATGGTTTTAGGCTCAGGTATATCTGTTAATTGAACACTTTCTGCTTGTGTCCCTGGAATATATTCCCATACCTCTTCGGTTGTGTGTGGAATAATTGGTGTTAACAACTGTACAAGTGTTGTTAAAATATCATAGTACACCGTCTGAATACTTCTTCGTCGCAGATTATCTGCCGCTTCAATATACAAAATGTCTTTTGCAAAGTCCAGATAGAATGAACTCAAATCCACTGCACAGAAATTATGAATCTGATGATAAATAGTAGAGAATTCATAGTTATCATAACCGTTACGGACATTTTTATTTAACTGGTTTAACCGTTGCAGCATGTAACGATCCACTTCCTGTAGTTCATTAACATCAACACGATCGGTTTCCGGTTTAAAGTCAGCAAGGTTTGCTAACATAAAACGGAATGTGTTTCTGATTTTACGATATGCTTCTGATACATGTTTTAAAATATCCTGGGAAATTCGCACATCCGCTTGATAATCAACGGATGAAACCCACAGACGAAGGATATCTGAACCTAGTTGTTTTTGAACCTTTGACGGACTCATAATGTTTCCAAGCGATTTACTCATTTTTCGGCCATTTCCATCTAGCACAAATCCATGGCTAATCACATTTTCATATGGCGCTCTTCCAGTAACTGCCACTGCGGTTGACAGGGATGAATTAAACCATCCGCGGTATTGGTCACTACCTTCTAGATATATATCCGCTGGGCGTCTAAGATCATCGCGTTCAACTAATACACCTTGATGGGAAGAGCCGGAATCAAACCAAACATCCATAATGTCCGTTTCTTTAGTAAACGTACCATTCGGACTATGCTCAGACGTAAAGCCTTCTGGCAATAAATCTTTTGCATCGCGCTCGAACCATACATTTGACCCGTGTTCACCAAACAACTTGGAAATATGTGCAATGGTTTCCTCTGTTATAATTGGTGTTTGATCTTCTGCATAAAAGACTGGAATTGGAACACCCCATGCACGTTGACGAGAAATACACCAGTCCTCGCGGTCACGTACCATATTATATAATCGTGTTTCACCCCAGCTAGGATACCAATTTACGCGCTTTATCTCATCTAAAATATTCTGACGAAAATCTTTAATTGACGCAAACCATTGAGATGTTGCACGAAAAATAGTAGGTTTTTTCGTACGCCAGTCATGTGGATAAGAATGTGTAATGAACGTAAGTTTTAATAATGCACCAACTTCTTCTAGTTTCTCAGTAATTGGTTTGTTTGCTTTGTCATAAAATAATCCTTCAAATCCAGGGGCTTCATTTGTAAATACTCCTTTATCATCAACGGGGCACAACGCCTTTAGACCATAACGTTTTGCCACATAGAAATCGTCTTCCCCGTGGCCAGGTGCAGTGTGTACACAACCAGTTCCGGCATCTGTTGTCACATGATCACCTAACATGACAATTGAATTCCGATCATAAAATGGGTGCTTTGTAACAATTTCGTCTGCTTCCTGACCCTTAAATGTTTTAATTACTTCAGGATTTTCCCACTCTAGTTCAGCTGAAACAGTTTCAAGTAAGTCCTGCGCTACCACATATTTTTCATTCTGTACCTGAACAACCACATATTCAAAATCAGGATGTAAACTTATTCCTAGATTCGCAGGAATAGTCCATGGTGTTGTCGTCCAAATGATAAACTTTTCTCCTTCTCCAAGAAGTCCTTTTCCATCCGTAACTTCAAAAGCAACATAAATAGATGGTGAGCGTTTATCTTGGTATTCAATTTCAGCTTCAGCAAGTGCTGACTCAGATGATGGTGACCAATATACTGGCTTCAATCCTTTGTAGATATAACCTTTATTGGCCATTTCTCCAAATACTTTAATTTGTGCTGCCTCATAGTCCTTCGTCAGTGTAATGTATGGATTATCCCAATCTCCTCGGACTCCCAGCTGCTTAAACTGGGTTCGTTGATTATCAATTTGGCCCATAGCATATTCCGCACATTTTTGTCTAAATTCGGCAATGCTTAATTCTTTTCGATTTACTTTTTTCTTTTTAGTTAATGCCGTTTCAATGGGCAATCCATGTGTATCCCAGCCGGGAACATATGGTGCAGAAAATCCAGACATTGATTTATAGCGTGTAATGAAGTCTTTTAGGATTTTATTTAACGCATGCCCAATATGCAAATCTCCATTAGCATATGGCGGGCCATCATGTAAAACAAACAAAGGCCGATCCTCGGTGCGTTCCTGACT
This Virgibacillus phasianinus DNA region includes the following protein-coding sequences:
- the pyrR gene encoding bifunctional pyr operon transcriptional regulator/uracil phosphoribosyltransferase PyrR, whose translation is MKEKTVVLDQPAINRALTRIAHEIVEKNKGGENLVLIGIKTRGIPLTKRLQDKIAQIENVTVPIGELDITLYRDDLEKKTATNEPELKDTNIDVLLTNKNIILVDDVLFTGRTVRAAMDAVMDLGRPSQIQLAVLIDRGHRELPIRADYVGKNIPTSDKEVIVVKLDETDQLDQVSIYD
- a CDS encoding RluA family pseudouridine synthase, producing MTNYEVRADQNKLRIDKLLAEINPDNSRSQVQTWITDGYVKVNNEVIKANYKCQEGDLVEWSVPETKPMEIVAENIPLDIIYEDADVVVVNKPKGMVVHPSAGHPNGTLVNALLYHCDDLSGINGIERPGIVHRIDKDTSGLLVVAKNDQAHESLTEQLASKKAERKYEAIVHGIIEHETGMIDAPIGRDPKDRQKMGVVSNGKPAVTHFSVLDRYGHFTHVECQLETGRTHQIRVHFRYIDFPLVGDPKYGQRKTLDAKGQALHAKSLGFTHPRTNEWLQFEVEPPQVFMDLIEQIQKMY
- the lspA gene encoding signal peptidase II, encoding MYVYYIIALILIVIDQVTKWIVVKNMELYEQITVVKDFFYLTSHRNKGAAWGILEGRMIFFYIITTIVVIGVIYALQKYGKESKLLAISLSFILGGAVGNFIDRIFRGEVVDFLDFNIFGYDYPIFNVADSSLVVGVILVLIGTFLDEKKKGNKGV
- the ileS gene encoding isoleucine--tRNA ligase, which codes for MDYKDTLLMPKTDFPMRGNLPNKEPLRQQQWDDNDIYRKSQERTEDRPLFVLHDGPPYANGDLHIGHALNKILKDFITRYKSMSGFSAPYVPGWDTHGLPIETALTKKKKVNRKELSIAEFRQKCAEYAMGQIDNQRTQFKQLGVRGDWDNPYITLTKDYEAAQIKVFGEMANKGYIYKGLKPVYWSPSSESALAEAEIEYQDKRSPSIYVAFEVTDGKGLLGEGEKFIIWTTTPWTIPANLGISLHPDFEYVVVQVQNEKYVVAQDLLETVSAELEWENPEVIKTFKGQEADEIVTKHPFYDRNSIVMLGDHVTTDAGTGCVHTAPGHGEDDFYVAKRYGLKALCPVDDKGVFTNEAPGFEGLFYDKANKPITEKLEEVGALLKLTFITHSYPHDWRTKKPTIFRATSQWFASIKDFRQNILDEIKRVNWYPSWGETRLYNMVRDREDWCISRQRAWGVPIPVFYAEDQTPIITEETIAHISKLFGEHGSNVWFERDAKDLLPEGFTSEHSPNGTFTKETDIMDVWFDSGSSHQGVLVERDDLRRPADIYLEGSDQYRGWFNSSLSTAVAVTGRAPYENVISHGFVLDGNGRKMSKSLGNIMSPSKVQKQLGSDILRLWVSSVDYQADVRISQDILKHVSEAYRKIRNTFRFMLANLADFKPETDRVDVNELQEVDRYMLQRLNQLNKNVRNGYDNYEFSTIYHQIHNFCAVDLSSFYLDFAKDILYIEAADNLRRRSIQTVYYDILTTLVQLLTPIIPHTTEEVWEYIPGTQAESVQLTDIPEPKTIFESTGLLEKWDHFMSIRDDVLKALEEARNEKVIGKSLEAKLTLVAKDEKTKEVLADIPHLHQLLIVSGADVQDEADGTKAYRYVDVKVEKHPGEKCERCWTASETVGDDKDYPELCTRCADIVKENYAE